Proteins encoded within one genomic window of Apis mellifera strain DH4 linkage group LG1, Amel_HAv3.1, whole genome shotgun sequence:
- the LOC726449 gene encoding homologous-pairing protein 2 homolog, with amino-acid sequence MAETVYKYMKIQNRPYSINDLVSNLHNEYGKVAVQKAVDKLVAEGKIFEKIYGKQKVYCPTQDSSLDVEELMRIDKELQAHANEVENKYQELEREIKVQEALLSSMKSSITIEEAKKQKALTQQRIIELKNKLDALMEANGTEDLTESKRKAEKALNDYSREYVKRKRLCTEILDCILDNYPGSKNELYEEIGIEPKVVQ; translated from the exons atggcAGAaactgtatataaatatatgaaaatacaaaataggCCATATAGTATTAATGATTTAGTTTCAAATCTCCATAATGAATACGGTAAAGTAGCTGTACAAAAAGCTGTAGATAAATTGGTAGctgaaggaaaaatatttgaaaaa ATATATGGAAAACAAAAAGTTTATTGTCCAACTCAAGATTCATCTCTTGATGTAGAAGAATTAATGAGAATAGATAAAGAATTACAAGCGCATGCTAATGAAGTTGAAAATAAGTATCAAGaattagaaagagaaattaaagtaCAAGAAGCTTTATTGTCATCTATGAAGTCTTCTATCACAATTGAAGaagcaaaaaaacaaaaagctTTAACTCAACAGAGAattatagaattgaaaaataaattggatgCATTAATGGAGGCAAATGGAACTGAAGATTTAACTGAATCTAAAAGAAAAGCAGAAAAAgcattaaatgattattcacGTGAATATGTAAAACGGAAACGTTTATGTACTGAAATTTTAGATTGTATATTGGATAATTATCCTGGTAGTAAAAATGAGTTATATGAAGAAATAGGAATAGAACCAAAAGTTgttcaataa